The following proteins are co-located in the Halogeometricum sp. S1BR25-6 genome:
- a CDS encoding heavy metal translocating P-type ATPase — protein MTSPHREPNEPEDSQSHDHDHTHDHGPTEPTSESMDRGDVAQFSVPEMDCPSCAGKVENSVRKLDGINGVDPAVTTGTLTVSYDPEQTTPASISDRIEKAGYRVEDDGEITAKFTVPEMDCPSCAGKIENALDRVDGVSTYATQPTTGKVTITYDESATSESDIVAAIESAGYEVTDTTTGRRSGSRSEDSEESIWTSTRAIKTWISGGFVALGLLFEFFLVGQNAEVATVVSRELFVADVLFLVAIAVGGQEILRNGYYSARNLNLDIDFLMSVAIVGALVASLAFGEALYFEAATLAFLFSVAELLERYSMDRARNSLQELMDLSPDEATVKRDGEEVTVPVDDVVVGDVVVVKPGEKIPMDGEVTDGESAVNQAPITGESVPVDKTTGDEVYAGTINEEGYLEIQVTSEASDNTLSRIVEMVEDAQSNKTEREQFVERFSAYYTPVVVGIAILVTLGSPYVLGTSWSTAVVYGLTLLVLACPCAFVISTPVSVVSGITSAAKNGVLIKGGNHLEAMGAVDVVAFDKTGTLTKGELAVTDVVPLNGNSEEDVLNCARGLEQRSEHPIGEAIVAEATDAGVEGREIDEFESITGKGVRATLDGKPHFAGKPGLFEELGFDLSHVHATTDGGVVTQTARQLCDRHNCLDLLEDAVPKLQSEGKTVILVGTEDELEGIIAVADEIRPQAKRTIARLKDLGVKHTVMLTGDNERTAQAIAKQVGVDEFRAELLPDEKVSAIDEFVEEYDGVAMVGDGINDAPALATATVGVAMGAAGTDTALETADIALMADDLSKLPYLYELANDANSVIRQNIWASLGVKAALAIGVPFGLVPIWLAVLAGDAGMTVGVTGNAMRLSRIRPENTDEQLAETPQR, from the coding sequence ATGACCTCTCCGCATCGTGAGCCAAACGAGCCAGAGGACTCACAGTCGCACGATCACGACCACACCCACGATCACGGACCGACGGAGCCGACGTCAGAATCGATGGATCGAGGAGATGTCGCGCAGTTCTCTGTGCCGGAGATGGACTGCCCCTCCTGCGCGGGAAAGGTCGAAAACAGCGTCCGCAAACTCGACGGAATCAACGGCGTCGACCCGGCGGTTACGACCGGGACGCTCACCGTCTCCTACGACCCCGAGCAGACGACACCAGCGTCAATCAGCGACCGCATAGAAAAGGCGGGTTACCGCGTGGAAGACGACGGGGAAATCACAGCGAAGTTCACCGTGCCGGAGATGGACTGCCCCTCCTGCGCGGGAAAGATCGAAAACGCCCTCGACCGCGTCGACGGCGTCTCGACGTACGCTACTCAACCTACCACGGGGAAGGTGACCATCACATACGACGAGTCCGCTACCAGCGAGTCGGACATCGTCGCCGCCATTGAGAGTGCTGGCTACGAGGTGACTGACACGACGACGGGGAGACGCTCAGGTTCCAGAAGCGAGGACTCCGAAGAGAGCATCTGGACGAGCACCCGCGCGATTAAGACCTGGATCAGTGGTGGCTTCGTCGCGCTCGGATTGCTGTTCGAGTTCTTCCTCGTCGGACAGAACGCCGAAGTGGCGACCGTCGTCAGTCGGGAATTGTTCGTCGCCGACGTCCTCTTCTTGGTGGCTATCGCAGTCGGTGGCCAAGAGATACTCCGAAACGGGTACTACTCGGCCCGAAACCTGAACCTCGACATCGACTTCCTGATGTCCGTCGCTATCGTCGGCGCACTGGTCGCCAGTCTCGCGTTCGGCGAAGCGCTGTACTTCGAGGCTGCGACCCTCGCGTTCCTCTTCAGCGTCGCCGAACTGCTCGAACGCTATTCGATGGACCGCGCCCGCAACTCGCTGCAGGAGTTGATGGATCTCTCGCCCGACGAGGCGACCGTCAAACGTGACGGCGAGGAGGTGACCGTCCCCGTCGACGACGTCGTTGTCGGCGACGTCGTGGTGGTCAAACCCGGTGAGAAGATACCGATGGACGGCGAAGTCACCGACGGGGAGAGCGCGGTCAATCAAGCGCCCATCACCGGCGAGAGCGTCCCCGTCGACAAGACGACCGGGGACGAGGTGTACGCCGGGACTATCAACGAGGAGGGCTACCTCGAGATTCAGGTCACCTCCGAAGCGAGCGACAACACGCTCTCGCGAATCGTCGAGATGGTCGAGGACGCCCAGTCCAACAAGACCGAACGTGAACAGTTCGTCGAACGGTTCTCGGCGTACTACACACCTGTCGTCGTCGGAATCGCCATCCTCGTCACACTCGGCAGTCCGTACGTTCTCGGCACGTCGTGGTCGACTGCAGTCGTCTACGGTCTCACGCTCTTGGTTCTCGCATGTCCGTGTGCGTTCGTCATCTCCACACCTGTCTCCGTCGTTTCGGGTATCACGAGTGCCGCGAAGAACGGCGTCCTCATCAAGGGCGGAAACCATCTCGAAGCGATGGGCGCTGTCGACGTCGTCGCCTTCGACAAAACGGGCACGCTCACCAAGGGTGAACTCGCTGTGACAGACGTCGTCCCCCTGAACGGGAACAGCGAGGAAGACGTACTGAACTGCGCGCGCGGCCTCGAACAGCGGAGCGAACACCCTATCGGCGAAGCCATCGTCGCAGAAGCGACCGACGCTGGCGTCGAAGGACGTGAGATAGACGAGTTCGAGAGCATCACCGGAAAGGGCGTCCGTGCGACGCTCGACGGAAAGCCACACTTCGCCGGGAAGCCCGGTCTCTTCGAGGAACTCGGGTTCGATCTCTCGCACGTCCATGCGACGACCGACGGCGGTGTGGTCACCCAGACCGCCCGTCAACTCTGCGACCGTCACAACTGCCTCGACCTACTCGAAGACGCCGTCCCGAAACTCCAATCCGAGGGGAAGACCGTCATCCTCGTCGGAACGGAGGACGAGCTAGAGGGTATCATCGCCGTCGCGGACGAAATCCGACCGCAGGCGAAACGGACTATCGCTCGATTGAAGGACCTCGGCGTCAAGCACACCGTGATGCTCACAGGGGACAACGAGCGAACCGCACAGGCAATCGCCAAACAAGTCGGTGTCGACGAGTTCCGCGCCGAACTGCTTCCGGACGAGAAGGTGTCGGCGATAGACGAGTTCGTCGAGGAGTACGACGGCGTCGCGATGGTCGGCGACGGAATCAACGACGCACCCGCGCTCGCGACGGCCACCGTCGGCGTCGCGATGGGCGCTGCCGGTACTGATACCGCGCTCGAAACCGCCGACATCGCGCTCATGGCGGACGACCTCTCGAAGCTACCGTACCTGTACGAGCTCGCGAACGACGCGAACAGCGTCATCCGCCAGAACATCTGGGCGAGTCTCGGAGTCAAGGCGGCGCTCGCTATCGGCGTTCCGTTCGGTCTCGTCCCCATCTGGCTGGCCGTCCTCGCGGGCGATGCGGGGATGACCGTCGGCGTGACCGGGAACGCCATGCGCCTCTCTCGCATCCGGCCGGAGAACACCGACGAGCAATTAGCCGAGACGCCTCAACGATAG
- a CDS encoding DUF7520 family protein: MEEIARTLNGKTVFGSVFAASIVIGAVFGLVLGTSTKIQQISIFDWITFHPTPTGMALYGATAAAVLVGAVLGIVFFLSRFDEDAI, from the coding sequence ATGGAAGAGATTGCCCGAACGCTGAACGGGAAGACCGTATTCGGTTCGGTTTTCGCGGCCAGTATCGTCATCGGCGCGGTGTTCGGCTTAGTCCTCGGAACGAGTACGAAGATACAGCAGATCTCAATTTTCGACTGGATCACGTTTCATCCGACTCCTACCGGAATGGCTCTCTACGGGGCGACGGCCGCTGCCGTCTTGGTCGGTGCGGTCTTGGGCATCGTATTCTTTCTCTCCCGTTTCGACGAAGATGCGATCTGA
- a CDS encoding iron transporter — protein MYGTVTKNGLGVALVYSYPHRFWNLTGTRKEKVVVQSDDSLHLMASVWDAKSDTILPIDLSVTIEDSDGKVTNTNLWPMISPNMGFHYGDNVALNGEGDYRATIRSGPLQTDRTGALDGRFTKSQSVTLDFTFDTSETYNLPIRRLGEKAGTKGTVELMDMKSVPSSRVPPKEELPGQSIGEVSSDDVSFLISLIDGDSRFSKNGQPTLLVSPRTPYDRVMLPRMALTGSVNRKQTTILKRKLRATIDPEIGCYYRAPVEELQAGDSVVIETVTPPQLARHDGYETAFLDMPPARCTVSSVTQ, from the coding sequence ATGTACGGTACAGTCACCAAAAACGGGTTGGGAGTCGCCCTCGTGTACTCATATCCGCACCGATTCTGGAATCTCACAGGTACAAGGAAGGAGAAAGTGGTCGTTCAGTCTGATGACTCGCTTCACCTGATGGCAAGCGTTTGGGATGCAAAGAGCGATACGATCCTCCCGATTGATCTCTCTGTGACGATCGAAGATAGCGACGGTAAAGTAACGAACACCAATCTATGGCCTATGATCTCCCCTAATATGGGCTTTCACTACGGCGACAACGTCGCACTAAACGGAGAGGGGGACTACCGAGCCACAATCAGATCGGGGCCACTTCAAACAGATCGAACAGGCGCACTTGATGGGCGATTCACGAAATCTCAATCGGTAACATTGGATTTTACGTTCGACACGAGCGAAACCTACAACCTCCCGATTCGGCGGTTGGGGGAGAAAGCGGGTACGAAAGGGACGGTTGAGTTGATGGATATGAAATCCGTTCCATCATCTCGCGTTCCCCCGAAAGAAGAACTTCCAGGACAGTCGATCGGAGAAGTGTCTTCAGACGACGTGTCTTTTCTCATCAGTCTGATAGACGGAGACTCTCGATTCAGCAAGAACGGCCAGCCTACGCTACTCGTCTCCCCGCGAACACCGTACGATCGTGTCATGCTTCCTCGAATGGCACTCACGGGGTCCGTGAACCGAAAACAGACGACGATCCTAAAGCGGAAACTTCGAGCAACTATCGATCCCGAGATCGGATGCTACTATCGTGCTCCCGTCGAGGAGTTACAAGCCGGCGATTCGGTCGTGATCGAGACGGTGACCCCTCCGCAACTCGCCCGTCACGACGGGTACGAGACCGCATTTCTCGACATGCCTCCAGCGAGATGTACCGTCAGTTCGGTAACTCAGTGA
- a CDS encoding iron transporter, whose translation MKPDGISKVDIQPEDSLHLMPVVWETETEIIPPDINPQVYITQNGNSVDQFAPWPMLSQPMGFHFGDNAQLNGDGSYTVEVRVGGPSTRRVGSLSGNEGNVSFAFEFEFRKSTLEEISYTDIPADKEGTRGAVDLMNMETLPSSQVPKPGALPGDVRGTTTSGDAKFVVTILKDASRFGGDRNQQYLAVSPRTPYNRTMLPMMSVSGTLTRDGSTVFDGILQSTIDPKLRYHYGAVVSDVQSGDEFTITIDSPPQTSRHEGYETAFVDMKTMTLTL comes from the coding sequence ATGAAGCCGGACGGTATCTCAAAAGTAGACATCCAGCCAGAGGATTCGCTTCACTTGATGCCGGTCGTATGGGAGACAGAAACGGAAATCATTCCTCCCGATATCAACCCCCAGGTCTACATCACTCAAAACGGGAACTCGGTCGATCAGTTCGCACCGTGGCCGATGCTCTCCCAACCGATGGGGTTCCACTTCGGTGACAACGCTCAACTCAATGGAGACGGTTCCTATACGGTCGAAGTACGGGTCGGCGGTCCGTCAACTCGGCGGGTGGGGTCTCTGTCAGGGAACGAAGGAAACGTCTCATTCGCGTTCGAGTTTGAGTTTAGAAAATCTACACTCGAAGAGATATCGTATACGGATATCCCTGCAGACAAGGAAGGAACGAGGGGCGCAGTTGATCTGATGAATATGGAGACGTTGCCGAGTTCTCAGGTCCCGAAACCCGGTGCGCTTCCTGGCGATGTCCGTGGAACGACGACGAGCGGGGACGCAAAATTTGTAGTGACGATACTCAAAGATGCATCGCGGTTCGGTGGAGATCGAAATCAGCAGTATCTAGCCGTGTCGCCACGGACACCTTACAATCGAACTATGCTCCCGATGATGTCTGTTTCGGGAACGTTGACTCGTGATGGGTCCACGGTGTTCGATGGAATCTTACAGTCGACGATCGATCCCAAACTGCGCTATCACTACGGCGCGGTCGTCTCGGACGTGCAGTCTGGTGACGAGTTCACAATAACTATCGATTCGCCACCCCAAACCTCTCGCCACGAGGGGTACGAAACTGCGTTTGTCGATATGAAAACGATGACGCTGACGCTCTAG
- a CDS encoding twin-arginine translocation signal domain-containing protein produces the protein MADRRGIPRRDFMKSAVAIGGAAALSACLGRGSVDVPTGPENLSSLPRRQHAWNEVLPRDDQGNTVPPRHHVLLYLKYSRSGPPVEKDRKSVEKALRGVERAYERSGTGLLLTMSYSPAYFSRVDSALPESVDLPAPKALASFEDPELDTPDAVVHLASNNAPVVLGAEEALKGKKGTLNGIEQPDAALTDMFEVVDRRTGFVGDGLPAENAGDADGIPADKVPDDAPLFMGFKSGFEKNQASEDRVTIQSGPFAGGTTQHISKLQLNLNQWYNQDDRWQREAKMFCPYHAENDVVEGPGDNLGTSSQVEDCGPATETAREMGVVGHSQKMTSARENNSPVILRRDFDSTDGGQAGLHFLALQRGISDFVATREAMNGTDVVEQSAVGQRNNNGILQYVQTEHRGNYLVPPRPLRALPPVLPSENPQGVDNASS, from the coding sequence ATGGCTGATAGACGAGGCATCCCGCGGAGGGACTTTATGAAATCGGCCGTCGCCATCGGTGGGGCGGCGGCACTCAGTGCATGCCTAGGACGAGGTTCAGTAGATGTTCCGACGGGGCCGGAGAACCTATCGTCGCTTCCTCGACGTCAACATGCGTGGAACGAAGTGCTCCCACGAGACGACCAGGGAAATACCGTCCCCCCGCGCCATCACGTCCTGCTATACCTGAAGTACAGCCGTAGCGGTCCGCCAGTCGAGAAAGACAGGAAAAGCGTTGAGAAGGCGCTTCGTGGTGTCGAACGAGCGTACGAACGGAGTGGAACCGGTCTCTTACTTACGATGAGCTACTCTCCGGCGTACTTCAGTCGGGTCGATTCGGCACTCCCCGAAAGCGTTGACCTCCCGGCGCCGAAAGCGCTTGCTTCGTTCGAAGACCCTGAATTGGATACGCCCGATGCTGTCGTCCATCTCGCGAGCAACAATGCACCGGTCGTCCTCGGGGCAGAGGAAGCGCTTAAGGGAAAAAAAGGAACCCTCAACGGTATCGAACAACCGGACGCCGCGCTGACCGACATGTTTGAAGTCGTCGACCGTCGAACCGGATTCGTTGGTGATGGACTTCCGGCCGAAAACGCTGGCGATGCCGATGGGATCCCTGCCGACAAAGTTCCGGACGATGCGCCCCTATTCATGGGTTTCAAATCTGGATTCGAAAAGAATCAGGCGAGTGAGGACCGAGTTACGATCCAGTCGGGGCCGTTCGCGGGAGGAACAACACAGCACATCTCGAAACTCCAACTCAACCTGAATCAGTGGTACAACCAAGACGACCGCTGGCAGCGCGAGGCGAAGATGTTCTGTCCGTATCACGCCGAAAACGATGTCGTGGAAGGACCAGGAGATAACCTCGGAACGAGTAGTCAGGTCGAGGACTGCGGACCCGCGACTGAGACCGCCCGTGAAATGGGTGTCGTCGGTCATTCTCAGAAGATGACATCCGCCCGCGAAAACAACAGCCCAGTTATCCTCCGGCGGGATTTTGATTCAACCGACGGCGGACAGGCAGGCCTCCATTTTCTGGCGCTCCAACGAGGGATTAGTGATTTTGTGGCGACGCGGGAAGCGATGAACGGGACTGACGTGGTTGAACAATCAGCGGTTGGACAACGAAACAATAACGGGATTCTCCAGTATGTTCAGACAGAGCACCGCGGTAACTACTTAGTGCCACCACGGCCGTTGCGTGCACTTCCGCCCGTACTTCCGTCTGAGAATCCTCAAGGGGTAGACAATGCGTCGTCGTGA
- a CDS encoding ABC transporter permease, whose amino-acid sequence MVFGRELVTVWRTKTYLLLSVGFFLLVVAVALTSGVSGYVPLVLSLLTPVELLVPLFAGAFGYPAIVGERERDELDIHQTYPVTRGEYVLGVYLARLLALLASIVLPLVVLVFAVPLFGRAATFLPQSTGLDSPVLYLRFVVLTAVLGAVTLAVFHLVSAVARDARRGIVATLVAFLIVVFGFDIAAVVGLGVGGGEASAALALLSPNGAYRNLVLSLTVAPVTASASVSLVETFMSTFVLLAWTLLSLTATAFFVWSSVDG is encoded by the coding sequence GTGGTGTTCGGGCGGGAACTCGTGACAGTCTGGCGAACCAAGACCTACCTCCTCCTATCGGTGGGATTCTTCCTGCTCGTGGTCGCCGTCGCGTTAACGAGCGGTGTCAGCGGATACGTTCCTCTCGTCCTCTCGCTTTTGACTCCGGTCGAACTCTTAGTTCCGCTATTCGCCGGCGCGTTCGGGTATCCCGCGATTGTGGGCGAACGCGAACGCGATGAGCTCGATATCCACCAGACGTACCCGGTGACTCGCGGCGAGTACGTTCTCGGAGTGTATCTGGCCCGGCTCCTCGCACTCCTCGCCAGCATCGTGCTCCCGCTCGTAGTACTCGTCTTCGCCGTTCCGCTGTTCGGTCGCGCTGCGACGTTTCTTCCGCAGTCGACCGGTCTGGACTCACCGGTTCTGTACCTTCGGTTCGTTGTATTGACGGCCGTTCTCGGTGCCGTCACGCTGGCCGTCTTTCACCTCGTTTCGGCCGTCGCACGAGACGCGCGCCGCGGCATCGTCGCGACGCTCGTCGCATTTTTGATCGTCGTGTTCGGCTTCGACATTGCTGCCGTTGTCGGGCTCGGAGTAGGCGGTGGGGAAGCAAGCGCCGCCCTGGCGCTCCTGAGTCCCAACGGGGCCTACCGGAATCTCGTCCTCTCTCTGACCGTCGCTCCGGTGACTGCGTCAGCGAGCGTCTCGTTGGTCGAGACGTTCATGTCGACGTTCGTACTTCTGGCGTGGACGCTCCTTTCGCTTACCGCCACCGCCTTCTTTGTCTGGAGCTCAGTTGACGGGTGA
- a CDS encoding ABC transporter ATP-binding protein translates to MRADNHFTPAERRTCMRGSEDSKEVIVQLEDITRSFGDLTVLDGISLEFATDEVTAIVGPNGSGKTTLLRVVAGVLGSDGGSRRVPIETERPIGYLPQDPRFRTQFSVDETLTYYGDLLKASVDVEASMEQVGLLDVRDRRVGQLSGGMRRLLGIAQSLLGDPPVVVLDEPTSGLDPRMREHVFDIVGDIASEETTVVLSSHDLAGATRTDYVVLLDSGTVRRAGTPRELIDAGPNDSLTAAFLDSIPDGPAVQTGTRGES, encoded by the coding sequence GTGCGTGCCGACAACCATTTCACACCAGCAGAGAGACGGACCTGTATGCGTGGCTCCGAGGACAGTAAAGAGGTGATTGTACAGCTGGAAGACATCACCCGCTCGTTCGGAGATCTGACCGTTCTCGACGGTATCTCTCTGGAATTCGCCACAGACGAGGTGACGGCGATCGTCGGTCCGAACGGGTCGGGAAAAACGACGCTGTTACGCGTCGTTGCCGGTGTTCTCGGATCCGATGGCGGAAGTCGTCGAGTCCCAATCGAAACGGAGCGACCGATCGGATACCTCCCGCAGGACCCTCGCTTCCGAACACAGTTCTCGGTCGATGAGACGCTCACGTACTACGGTGATCTCCTCAAGGCAAGCGTCGACGTGGAAGCGTCGATGGAACAAGTCGGCCTCCTCGACGTTCGTGACCGACGGGTCGGACAACTGTCCGGCGGGATGCGTCGACTGCTCGGCATCGCACAGAGCCTTCTCGGGGATCCGCCTGTGGTCGTCCTCGACGAACCGACCTCGGGGCTCGACCCCCGAATGCGAGAGCACGTCTTCGACATCGTCGGTGACATCGCCAGCGAGGAGACCACAGTCGTACTCAGTTCACACGACCTCGCGGGAGCCACTCGGACGGACTACGTCGTGCTCCTCGATAGCGGGACGGTTCGTCGAGCGGGGACGCCGCGTGAACTCATTGACGCTGGACCAAACGACTCGCTGACGGCCGCATTCCTCGATTCGATTCCGGACGGACCGGCAGTTCAAACCGGGACGCGAGGTGAGTCGTGA
- a CDS encoding right-handed parallel beta-helix repeat-containing protein gives MTSRRTLLNRPVSVVVGEDAPTLTAALRDAPPNTSIRVPAGTYNVSNVTVSKPVTIRGVGQNRTHLVGDRTGTVMTMTAPRTAVANLSLSGVGPARSGNNVTAGAVTVDKTSWNYNMRKVHGYGDAAVVFDTAGESFVSRVRINTTSNGIIARDSPNVTISNLTLYGTKRWDEGFLGVAAIGSSVVVQDSAFYGGKVGVFALDVDDLVVRDSRMEGMMLGVFNLYGRNLLISNNRVEDTGYGIYVEMRSSETAVVGNSVRRSGNGVIVAGTENYVSGNVLTQNRAGLLVEGHYSLYRRNVLAYNRIGLRSLTLLPTNTVTDNDVVRNGKPVTTSAYDIVHVWRGNYWSSAPGVRRTPSGSLVRSFRPTGSVDRAVGRVPYANTVAHSPTVTVLRQLQQFVPGLRKGGVVDPAPAADPIRDDVVKRVRETYNRTGKSEDDDSWDYRS, from the coding sequence GTGACCTCACGACGGACGTTACTCAACCGGCCGGTCTCCGTCGTCGTCGGCGAGGACGCGCCGACGCTCACCGCTGCCCTGAGGGATGCCCCGCCGAACACGAGTATCCGCGTCCCGGCCGGAACGTACAACGTCTCCAACGTCACCGTGAGTAAGCCGGTAACGATTCGAGGAGTGGGACAGAACCGAACGCACCTCGTCGGTGACAGGACGGGGACTGTGATGACCATGACGGCGCCGCGAACGGCCGTCGCGAATCTCAGTCTCTCCGGCGTCGGCCCCGCTCGGAGCGGTAACAACGTCACGGCCGGCGCCGTCACCGTCGATAAGACGTCGTGGAACTACAACATGCGAAAGGTGCACGGATACGGCGACGCCGCGGTCGTCTTCGATACCGCGGGAGAATCCTTCGTCTCCCGAGTCCGGATCAACACCACGTCGAACGGGATTATTGCCCGCGACAGTCCAAACGTGACCATCTCGAATCTCACGTTGTACGGCACGAAACGATGGGACGAGGGATTCCTCGGTGTCGCGGCTATCGGTTCGTCGGTCGTGGTGCAGGACTCGGCCTTCTACGGCGGGAAAGTCGGCGTCTTCGCCCTCGACGTGGACGATCTCGTCGTTCGCGACTCGCGGATGGAGGGCATGATGCTCGGTGTGTTCAACCTCTACGGCCGGAATCTGTTGATCAGTAACAACCGAGTCGAAGATACCGGCTACGGTATCTACGTCGAGATGCGGTCCTCGGAGACGGCCGTCGTCGGTAACTCAGTGCGGCGGAGCGGGAACGGCGTTATCGTCGCCGGAACTGAAAACTACGTCTCGGGCAACGTCCTGACGCAGAACCGCGCTGGTCTTCTCGTCGAAGGACACTACTCGCTGTATCGCCGGAACGTCCTCGCGTACAACCGCATCGGACTCAGGAGTCTCACGCTGCTCCCGACGAATACCGTCACGGACAACGACGTGGTGCGAAACGGGAAACCGGTCACGACTTCGGCGTACGATATCGTCCACGTGTGGCGCGGGAACTACTGGTCGAGCGCACCCGGTGTGAGACGAACCCCGAGTGGGAGTCTCGTCCGGTCGTTCCGTCCGACCGGGTCGGTAGACCGCGCCGTCGGTCGCGTACCGTACGCGAACACCGTCGCTCACTCTCCGACGGTAACGGTCTTACGGCAACTCCAGCAGTTCGTCCCAGGACTTCGCAAAGGGGGCGTCGTGGACCCTGCTCCGGCGGCCGACCCGATTCGTGACGACGTCGTGAAGCGAGTCCGGGAGACGTACAATCGAACGGGTAAGAGCGAGGATGACGATTCGTGGGACTATCGTTCGTGA
- a CDS encoding CPBP family intramembrane glutamic endopeptidase: MKDIASRVKHLLLAIALAAAGFLLGLVLLSFGTAFFEMSGVRLTERPAIRLVVSTVLLQGVAFGTVALWYVAFRSRGSELLHVRFPSRRDITWIIGGGLLFAGVYFGLTGFVTAVGLPIAQNNVAIIASETPSVVLLLVPLSILFVGPGEELLFRGIVQGLLTESFAARSAIVLASAIFAISHAGSLTGRGQLTYMIVVFGLAVVLGTLYELSGNLVVPALLHGGYNAVLYANLYLSSA, from the coding sequence ATGAAGGATATCGCTTCCCGAGTGAAACATCTTCTACTGGCGATTGCCCTCGCTGCTGCGGGATTCCTACTTGGACTCGTTCTTCTCTCGTTTGGTACTGCCTTCTTCGAGATGTCCGGTGTCAGGCTCACCGAGCGACCGGCAATCAGGTTGGTCGTCTCAACCGTACTGCTCCAGGGCGTTGCGTTTGGGACAGTCGCGCTGTGGTACGTCGCGTTTCGGTCGCGAGGCTCTGAACTCCTGCACGTTCGATTTCCGAGCCGGCGAGACATCACTTGGATCATCGGCGGAGGACTCCTATTCGCCGGCGTCTACTTCGGTCTCACAGGGTTCGTCACAGCTGTCGGACTTCCAATCGCTCAAAATAACGTCGCTATCATCGCGAGCGAAACACCGTCTGTTGTACTGCTACTGGTCCCACTTTCGATTCTCTTCGTCGGGCCCGGTGAAGAGCTGCTGTTCCGGGGTATCGTTCAGGGACTTCTCACTGAGTCGTTCGCCGCTCGGTCGGCTATTGTTCTTGCGAGCGCGATCTTCGCTATCAGCCACGCGGGTTCACTAACGGGACGGGGACAGCTGACGTATATGATCGTTGTCTTCGGATTAGCGGTCGTACTCGGCACGCTCTATGAGTTGAGTGGGAATCTGGTAGTTCCAGCGCTCCTTCACGGCGGATACAACGCGGTTCTCTACGCAAATCTGTATCTCTCCAGCGCATGA
- a CDS encoding DUF7541 family protein, translated as MSEDAKADLVNTGSSPWPMFIALGLALSEVGVLFALRPVSVSGLLLFVGSVAGILAESGYVTRSTRSIGAQGIALLVIGSVLILRNQTGMTIRGQSIVIAGVLCFVLLLLRIGYHRLRFGNTNRTSDASESSSD; from the coding sequence ATGAGTGAAGATGCAAAAGCGGACTTGGTGAACACTGGATCAAGTCCATGGCCGATGTTTATCGCACTCGGCCTAGCTTTGTCTGAGGTTGGTGTCCTGTTTGCGCTTCGCCCCGTTTCAGTCAGCGGGTTGTTACTATTCGTCGGATCCGTTGCCGGAATCCTTGCAGAATCGGGATACGTCACTCGATCTACTCGATCTATCGGCGCACAGGGAATCGCCCTATTGGTTATCGGGAGCGTATTGATCCTGCGAAATCAGACTGGAATGACTATCCGTGGCCAATCAATCGTTATCGCAGGAGTGCTCTGTTTCGTCCTTTTACTCCTCAGGATTGGGTACCACCGACTTCGTTTCGGAAACACGAACCGGACTTCTGATGCGTCAGAATCTTCGTCTGACTAA